One Synergistaceae bacterium DNA segment encodes these proteins:
- a CDS encoding transporter substrate-binding domain-containing protein has protein sequence MKKIFALSLLVVMLFAASASATVTVGRHSMLNFTESDMVKLMQESTHREFFVGLDVTDIAIKFYDTLVLMQMALNKGDVQVLSLPQCVAEYMLNNNNNYAIKGIDWWFISSACTLNFAFLEDNKTLQKNFNDALDDMKRLGVLGMLEHKYITDPEPNTLSPVEFPKFPGEPTITVAVTGDLPPIDYIAPDGTPAGYNTALLAEIANRLKVNIKLINVETGARAAALQSGRADVAFWFQSNMDETIPAIDVPQGLIISKPYYKWNEQYFIGLNKK, from the coding sequence ATGAAAAAAATTTTTGCTTTATCGTTATTAGTCGTTATGTTATTTGCTGCGAGTGCCAGTGCTACGGTTACAGTCGGCCGTCATAGCATGTTGAATTTCACCGAGTCCGACATGGTCAAGTTAATGCAGGAAAGCACACACAGAGAATTTTTTGTCGGTCTTGATGTAACAGATATTGCTATTAAATTCTATGACACTCTAGTTTTAATGCAGATGGCCTTAAATAAGGGCGATGTTCAAGTTTTAAGCCTGCCTCAGTGTGTAGCTGAATACATGTTAAATAATAATAATAATTATGCTATTAAGGGCATTGACTGGTGGTTTATCTCGTCAGCATGTACGCTTAATTTTGCTTTCTTGGAAGATAACAAGACTTTGCAGAAAAATTTTAATGACGCTCTTGACGATATGAAGAGACTCGGCGTGCTGGGAATGCTTGAGCATAAATATATAACTGATCCCGAACCTAACACGTTAAGCCCCGTAGAGTTCCCGAAATTCCCCGGCGAGCCTACTATAACAGTAGCAGTAACAGGAGACTTGCCCCCTATAGATTATATTGCACCGGACGGGACTCCAGCAGGATATAATACTGCCTTGCTTGCAGAGATTGCTAATAGACTCAAAGTAAATATTAAGCTCATAAACGTTGAGACAGGTGCGCGCGCTGCTGCCTTACAATCAGGACGTGCCGATGTAGCTTTCTGGTTCCAAAGCAATATGGACGAGACTATACCCGCAATTGATGTACCTCAGGGATTAATAATTTCTAAGCCTTATTACAAATGGAACGAGCAGTATTTTATCGGACTTAACAAGAAATAA
- a CDS encoding amino acid ABC transporter ATP-binding protein encodes MIRLEHVKKAYPNVTPLKDVNAEIKDGEVISIIGPSGTGKSTLLRCINLLERPTSGKIFLNDQEITSKKCNVPLMRQKMGMVFQQFNLFGHLTVIENIMLAPMKLKHVSKQDAYNNAMKLLHQVGLANKYLNYPDELSGGQKQRIAIARALAMNPEVILFDEPTSALDPTMIGEVQAVIRELAGTGKTMIIVTHEMKFARSIATRVIYLDEGGIYEDGTPEQIFTNPKGEKTRRFIRNLKVLDIAINSTHFDFPGVVSQIESFCAKNLVPYKAANRLQLSFEELINQILLPVLSNNNEPDINFSAEYSENDEKINVEVSYNGGSFNPSDSENKLSWRLLENEIKDFNHSMSNDGLNVVKFIV; translated from the coding sequence ATGATAAGACTTGAGCATGTAAAGAAAGCATATCCGAATGTAACGCCGTTAAAAGACGTGAACGCAGAAATTAAAGACGGTGAAGTGATTTCTATAATCGGCCCTTCAGGAACAGGCAAGAGCACTCTTTTAAGGTGTATAAATTTGCTTGAGAGACCCACGAGCGGCAAAATTTTCTTAAATGATCAGGAAATCACGAGCAAAAAATGTAATGTCCCCCTAATGCGTCAAAAAATGGGAATGGTATTTCAGCAATTTAATCTATTCGGCCATCTCACTGTAATAGAAAATATTATGCTCGCTCCCATGAAATTAAAGCATGTCTCAAAGCAGGACGCTTATAATAACGCAATGAAATTATTGCATCAGGTCGGACTCGCGAATAAATATTTGAATTATCCCGATGAGTTATCAGGCGGACAAAAACAAAGAATCGCTATAGCCCGGGCTCTGGCAATGAATCCCGAAGTGATTTTATTTGACGAACCTACAAGCGCACTAGATCCCACTATGATCGGAGAAGTTCAGGCCGTTATTCGTGAACTTGCTGGAACCGGCAAAACTATGATTATAGTTACTCATGAAATGAAATTCGCGCGATCTATTGCAACACGTGTAATTTATCTCGATGAGGGCGGAATTTATGAAGACGGCACCCCTGAGCAAATTTTTACGAATCCTAAAGGCGAGAAGACCCGGCGGTTTATTCGTAATCTCAAAGTGTTAGATATCGCAATAAATTCTACACATTTTGACTTCCCCGGCGTTGTCTCTCAGATTGAAAGTTTTTGCGCTAAAAATTTAGTTCCGTATAAGGCCGCTAATCGTCTGCAATTATCATTTGAAGAGTTAATCAATCAAATTTTACTGCCTGTTCTCTCTAATAATAATGAGCCTGATATAAATTTTTCTGCTGAATACTCCGAGAATGACGAAAAAATTAACGTTGAAGTCTCTTATAACGGCGGCTCGTTTAACCCTTCAGACAGTGAAAATAAATTATCGTGGCGATTACTTGAGAATGAAATAAAAGATTTTAATCACTCTATGAGTAATGACGGCCTAAATGTAGTAAAATTCATTGTGTGA
- a CDS encoding BMP family ABC transporter substrate-binding protein, translating to MKKFALVLVAVMLILSLGSMALAKNLRVAFIAFGDVKTDPFYKESYSGVQAFANSHTGTIVKIFQEKKFSPSLARKLIRQAVKKYDVVIYCEAVDPEITEIARSNSRVKFIFTEYWPIDYKAKNVELPNVYAMRFKDDELGLLAGLAAALSSKTKKVASVHGVVMPSNRRFQEGFAAGVKYANENYNANTKVIELGEFEGVDSSGQSIGGNYIGSFTNTAKAAIIGQALINSGCDVIFISAGGAGDGVIDAAKNSGNVKLIGCDTDQFDAGFDGDKNIILTSVIKLMTPQILSVLNDIESGYFRNGNYLLGASNHAVGYVKGDHCLLDSDVAEKLDSAFDLMKSGELVPLH from the coding sequence ATGAAAAAATTTGCGCTTGTTTTAGTGGCTGTTATGTTAATTTTATCGCTGGGAAGTATGGCACTTGCTAAAAATTTGCGTGTTGCCTTTATAGCTTTTGGAGATGTCAAGACGGACCCGTTTTACAAAGAAAGTTACAGCGGTGTACAAGCATTTGCAAATTCTCATACTGGTACAATAGTGAAAATTTTCCAAGAAAAGAAATTCAGCCCGTCCCTTGCCCGCAAATTAATACGTCAGGCCGTGAAAAAATATGATGTAGTTATTTATTGTGAGGCTGTTGACCCTGAAATAACGGAAATTGCAAGATCTAACAGCCGGGTAAAATTTATATTTACTGAATATTGGCCGATTGATTATAAAGCAAAAAATGTCGAACTCCCGAACGTTTATGCAATGCGCTTTAAGGATGACGAATTAGGACTATTGGCCGGGCTTGCTGCTGCGTTGTCTAGCAAAACAAAAAAAGTAGCTTCTGTTCATGGTGTAGTAATGCCGAGTAATAGAAGATTTCAGGAAGGTTTTGCGGCTGGCGTGAAGTATGCTAACGAGAATTATAACGCAAATACAAAAGTTATCGAGCTCGGAGAATTTGAAGGTGTTGACTCGTCCGGTCAAAGTATAGGCGGGAATTATATAGGCTCATTCACTAACACTGCAAAAGCTGCAATTATCGGTCAGGCTTTAATAAATTCAGGCTGTGATGTAATATTTATTTCAGCTGGCGGGGCTGGCGACGGAGTTATTGACGCTGCAAAGAATTCGGGCAATGTAAAATTAATCGGCTGTGATACGGATCAATTTGACGCAGGCTTTGACGGCGATAAAAATATAATTCTCACAAGTGTTATAAAATTAATGACTCCTCAGATTTTGAGCGTCCTAAATGATATAGAATCCGGCTATTTCAGGAACGGAAATTATTTACTGGGCGCAAGTAATCATGCAGTAGGCTACGTTAAGGGCGATCACTGTTTACTGGATTCAGATGTTGCGGAAAAACTTGACTCGGCATTTGATTTAATGAAGTCCGGCGAGTTAGTCCCGTTACATTAA